One genomic region from Amaranthus tricolor cultivar Red isolate AtriRed21 chromosome 12, ASM2621246v1, whole genome shotgun sequence encodes:
- the LOC130828417 gene encoding uncharacterized protein LOC130828417 isoform X2: MASEVPVSDSSAVVTELVQLQQPADQKELEVTKKIEEKKPEEEIEHSDMPKTQEEIKQDVVIDEEKPSADGPVSESDAVTEEDPEKVPTSEVLVGAQIEEIPEVEAVKEKNEEKAVEVVEEKEGGEAPKEEAREIDVVKAQDVTEESREIGVVESSTEDVLKTETSEVSPGTEPLIDNVVEKAVEGSAEDKSPIEKTEHVPDVEEVAVEGIKKDILKEEEKPEEETVSKAAEVAQAVQEEVVEVKDLGSTDYSKDVEEEKQGPPSEVEAVEPVQEDVEESKQESPSQVEAAQPVQEDVVEVKDLASTDYLTNVEELKQDSPSQVEEVQPVQEDVVEVKDLASTDYPKNVEESEQESLSQVEEAQPIQEDVVEVKDLASIDYPKNVEESKEDSPSQVEAAQPVQEDAVEVKDLASTDYPTNVEESKQESPSQVEADVVEVKDLSSIDYPKNVEESKQDSPSQVEEVQPVQEDVVEVKDLASTDYPTNVEESKQNPPSEVEAVQPVQEDVVEVKDLASINYPKNVEESKEDSASQMEAVQQAQEDVVDVKNVEESKLEPPSLQADEKVNEQPNEAPKVKDTKQEDVAEDKIQSPSIGTETEKKEENGEVTKRASLGDMIKEENKAHQTEEVSEQVKDDQNDQTQEKEESTQTKEVVEKTCDVEVIPPPEEKSAATLTEAEKNGHTEEVTKEEGVVTKEDDAKVEEKSKDEVVTKPASKTILSKMKSSLVKAKKAIIGKSPSSKTITSDASKGDL, translated from the exons ATGGCATCTGAAGTTCCTGTTTCTGATTCTTCTGCTGTTGTCACTGAACTGGTTCAACTTCAACAG CCAGCAGATCAAAAAGAACTAGAAGTAACAAAGAAAATAGAAGAGAAAAAACCAGAAGAGGAAATTGAGCACTCAGACATGCCTAAAACCCAAGAAGAGATAAAGCAGGATGTTGTTATTGATGAGGAAAAGCCGAGTGCTGATGGGCCGGTGTCTGAATCTGATGCTGTTACAGAAGAGGATCCCGAAAAGGTGCCTACAAGTGAAGTTCTGGTAGGAGCACAAATTGAGGAGATACCGGAAGTGGAGGCAGTCAAGGAAAAGAATGAGGAAAAGGCGGTAGAAGTTGTCGAGGAAAAAGAAGGTGGGGAAGCACCCAAAGAAGAGGCTCGAGAAATTGATGTGGTGAAGGCACAAGATGTTACAGAGGAGAGTCGAGAGATTGGTGTTGTCGAATCATCAACTGAGGATGTTCTGAAGACAGAAACATCAGAAGTTAGTCCGGGGACAGAACCTTTGATAGACAATGTTGTTGAGAAGGCGGTTGAGGGAAGTGCAGAAGACAAAAGTCCTATTGAAAAAACAGAACATGTACCAGATGTTGAGGAAGTAGCTGTTGAGGGTATTAAAAAAGACATattgaaagaagaagaaaagccCGAAGAAGAAACTGTCTCTAAGGCGGCAGAAGTAGCTCAAGCGGTTCAAGAGGAAGTCGTGGAGGTGAAAGATTTAGGTTCTACAGATTACTCTAAGGATGTAGAAGAGGAAAAGCAAGGGCCACCTTCTGAAGTCGAAGCAGTAGAGCCCGTTCAGGAGGATGTCGAGGAATCAAAACAGGAGTCGCCTTCTCAAGTCGAAGCAGCTCAACCCGTTCAGGAGGATGTAGTGGAAGTGAAGGATTTAGCCTCGACAGATTACCTCACGAATGTTGAGGAATTAAAACAGGATTCGCCTTCTCAAGTCGAAGAAGTTCAACCAGTTCAGGAGGATGTAGTTGAAGTGAAGGATTTGGCCTCGACAGATTACCCCAAGAATGTCGAGGAATCAGAACAGGAGTCGCTTTCTCAAGTCGAAGAAGCTCAACCCATTCAGGAGGATGTAGTTGAAGTGAAGGATTTAGCTTCCATAGATTACCCCAAGAATGTCGAGGAATCAAAAGAGGATTCACCTTCTCAAGTCGAAGCAGCTCAACCCGTTCAGGAGGATGCAGTGGAAGTGAAGGATTTAGCCTCGACAGATTACCCCACGAATGTCGAGGAATCAAAACAGGAGTCGCCTTCTCAAGTCGAAGCAGATGTAGTTGAAGTGAAGGATTTATCCTCCATAGATTACCCCAAGAATGTCGAGGAATCAAAACAGGACTCGCCTTCTCAAGTTGAAGAAGTTCAACCAGTTCAGGAGGATGTAGTGGAAGTGAAGGATTTAGCCTCGACAGATTACCCCACGAATGTCGAGGAATCAAAACAGAACCCACCTTCTGAAGTCGAAGCAGTTCAACCCGTTCAGGAGGATGTAGTGGAAGTGAAGGATTTAGCCTCCATCAATTACCCCAAGAATGTCGAGGAATCAAAAGAGGACTCAGCTTCTCAAATGGAAGCAGTTCAACAAGCTCAGGAGGATGTAGTAGATGTGAAGAATGTCGAGGAATCAAAGCTAGAGCCGCCTTCTCTGCAGGCAGACGAGAAAGTGAATGAGCAGCCTAACGAAGCACCAAAAGTCAAGGACACAAAGCAGGAAGACGTTGCTGAGGATAAGATACAAAGTCCGAGTATAGGGACTGAGACcgagaaaaaggaagaaaatggCGAAGTTACTAAACGGGCAAGTTTAGGAGACATGATCAAAGAAGAGAATAAAGCTCATCAAACTGAAGAAGTTTCCGAACAAGTGAAAGACGATCAAAATGATCAAACCCAAGAAAAAGAAGAATCAACACAAACCAAAGAAGTGGTTGAAAAAACTTGCGATGTTGAGGTAATTCCTCCTCCAGAGGAGAAATCCGCGGCTACTCTTACTGAGGCGGAGAAAAATGGACATACAGAGGAAGTCACGAAAGAAGAAGGAGTCGTAACAAAGGAAGATGATGCAAAGGTGGAAGAGAAAAGTAAAGACGAAGTTGTAACAAAACCCGCGTCCAAGACTATCTTATCTAAGATGAAGAGCTCACTTGTTAAAGCAAAGAAGGCGATTATTGGGAAATCGCCATCCTCTAAGACAATCACAAGTGATGCAAGTAAGGGTGATTTGTAA
- the LOC130828417 gene encoding uncharacterized protein LOC130828417 isoform X1 has translation MASEVPVSDSSAVVTELVQLQQQPADQKELEVTKKIEEKKPEEEIEHSDMPKTQEEIKQDVVIDEEKPSADGPVSESDAVTEEDPEKVPTSEVLVGAQIEEIPEVEAVKEKNEEKAVEVVEEKEGGEAPKEEAREIDVVKAQDVTEESREIGVVESSTEDVLKTETSEVSPGTEPLIDNVVEKAVEGSAEDKSPIEKTEHVPDVEEVAVEGIKKDILKEEEKPEEETVSKAAEVAQAVQEEVVEVKDLGSTDYSKDVEEEKQGPPSEVEAVEPVQEDVEESKQESPSQVEAAQPVQEDVVEVKDLASTDYLTNVEELKQDSPSQVEEVQPVQEDVVEVKDLASTDYPKNVEESEQESLSQVEEAQPIQEDVVEVKDLASIDYPKNVEESKEDSPSQVEAAQPVQEDAVEVKDLASTDYPTNVEESKQESPSQVEADVVEVKDLSSIDYPKNVEESKQDSPSQVEEVQPVQEDVVEVKDLASTDYPTNVEESKQNPPSEVEAVQPVQEDVVEVKDLASINYPKNVEESKEDSASQMEAVQQAQEDVVDVKNVEESKLEPPSLQADEKVNEQPNEAPKVKDTKQEDVAEDKIQSPSIGTETEKKEENGEVTKRASLGDMIKEENKAHQTEEVSEQVKDDQNDQTQEKEESTQTKEVVEKTCDVEVIPPPEEKSAATLTEAEKNGHTEEVTKEEGVVTKEDDAKVEEKSKDEVVTKPASKTILSKMKSSLVKAKKAIIGKSPSSKTITSDASKGDL, from the exons ATGGCATCTGAAGTTCCTGTTTCTGATTCTTCTGCTGTTGTCACTGAACTGGTTCAACTTCAACAG CAGCCAGCAGATCAAAAAGAACTAGAAGTAACAAAGAAAATAGAAGAGAAAAAACCAGAAGAGGAAATTGAGCACTCAGACATGCCTAAAACCCAAGAAGAGATAAAGCAGGATGTTGTTATTGATGAGGAAAAGCCGAGTGCTGATGGGCCGGTGTCTGAATCTGATGCTGTTACAGAAGAGGATCCCGAAAAGGTGCCTACAAGTGAAGTTCTGGTAGGAGCACAAATTGAGGAGATACCGGAAGTGGAGGCAGTCAAGGAAAAGAATGAGGAAAAGGCGGTAGAAGTTGTCGAGGAAAAAGAAGGTGGGGAAGCACCCAAAGAAGAGGCTCGAGAAATTGATGTGGTGAAGGCACAAGATGTTACAGAGGAGAGTCGAGAGATTGGTGTTGTCGAATCATCAACTGAGGATGTTCTGAAGACAGAAACATCAGAAGTTAGTCCGGGGACAGAACCTTTGATAGACAATGTTGTTGAGAAGGCGGTTGAGGGAAGTGCAGAAGACAAAAGTCCTATTGAAAAAACAGAACATGTACCAGATGTTGAGGAAGTAGCTGTTGAGGGTATTAAAAAAGACATattgaaagaagaagaaaagccCGAAGAAGAAACTGTCTCTAAGGCGGCAGAAGTAGCTCAAGCGGTTCAAGAGGAAGTCGTGGAGGTGAAAGATTTAGGTTCTACAGATTACTCTAAGGATGTAGAAGAGGAAAAGCAAGGGCCACCTTCTGAAGTCGAAGCAGTAGAGCCCGTTCAGGAGGATGTCGAGGAATCAAAACAGGAGTCGCCTTCTCAAGTCGAAGCAGCTCAACCCGTTCAGGAGGATGTAGTGGAAGTGAAGGATTTAGCCTCGACAGATTACCTCACGAATGTTGAGGAATTAAAACAGGATTCGCCTTCTCAAGTCGAAGAAGTTCAACCAGTTCAGGAGGATGTAGTTGAAGTGAAGGATTTGGCCTCGACAGATTACCCCAAGAATGTCGAGGAATCAGAACAGGAGTCGCTTTCTCAAGTCGAAGAAGCTCAACCCATTCAGGAGGATGTAGTTGAAGTGAAGGATTTAGCTTCCATAGATTACCCCAAGAATGTCGAGGAATCAAAAGAGGATTCACCTTCTCAAGTCGAAGCAGCTCAACCCGTTCAGGAGGATGCAGTGGAAGTGAAGGATTTAGCCTCGACAGATTACCCCACGAATGTCGAGGAATCAAAACAGGAGTCGCCTTCTCAAGTCGAAGCAGATGTAGTTGAAGTGAAGGATTTATCCTCCATAGATTACCCCAAGAATGTCGAGGAATCAAAACAGGACTCGCCTTCTCAAGTTGAAGAAGTTCAACCAGTTCAGGAGGATGTAGTGGAAGTGAAGGATTTAGCCTCGACAGATTACCCCACGAATGTCGAGGAATCAAAACAGAACCCACCTTCTGAAGTCGAAGCAGTTCAACCCGTTCAGGAGGATGTAGTGGAAGTGAAGGATTTAGCCTCCATCAATTACCCCAAGAATGTCGAGGAATCAAAAGAGGACTCAGCTTCTCAAATGGAAGCAGTTCAACAAGCTCAGGAGGATGTAGTAGATGTGAAGAATGTCGAGGAATCAAAGCTAGAGCCGCCTTCTCTGCAGGCAGACGAGAAAGTGAATGAGCAGCCTAACGAAGCACCAAAAGTCAAGGACACAAAGCAGGAAGACGTTGCTGAGGATAAGATACAAAGTCCGAGTATAGGGACTGAGACcgagaaaaaggaagaaaatggCGAAGTTACTAAACGGGCAAGTTTAGGAGACATGATCAAAGAAGAGAATAAAGCTCATCAAACTGAAGAAGTTTCCGAACAAGTGAAAGACGATCAAAATGATCAAACCCAAGAAAAAGAAGAATCAACACAAACCAAAGAAGTGGTTGAAAAAACTTGCGATGTTGAGGTAATTCCTCCTCCAGAGGAGAAATCCGCGGCTACTCTTACTGAGGCGGAGAAAAATGGACATACAGAGGAAGTCACGAAAGAAGAAGGAGTCGTAACAAAGGAAGATGATGCAAAGGTGGAAGAGAAAAGTAAAGACGAAGTTGTAACAAAACCCGCGTCCAAGACTATCTTATCTAAGATGAAGAGCTCACTTGTTAAAGCAAAGAAGGCGATTATTGGGAAATCGCCATCCTCTAAGACAATCACAAGTGATGCAAGTAAGGGTGATTTGTAA
- the LOC130828418 gene encoding CASP-like protein 2A1 has translation MAEKTILEKEGGVVLMEKNKENEENGKIRSMRTAETLFRLVPMGLCVAALTVMLKNSQTNDFGALTYSDLGAFKYLVHANGICAGYSLLSAVVTAVPRPSTMCRAWTFFFLDQVLTYIIIGAGAVSTEVMYLAYKGDQAITWSAACDSFGGFCHKATASVALTFAVILCYASLSLVSSYRLFSRFDPPASPASTVNTSQMAAFHA, from the exons ATGGCAGAGAAGACGATATTggagaaagaaggaggagtTGTTTTGAtggaaaaaaacaaagaaaatgaagaaaatggtaaaataAGAAGCATGCGTACAGCAGAGACATTGTTTAGATTGGTACCAATGGGTCTTTGTGTTGCTGCTCTTACTGTTATGCTCAAGAACTCTCAAACTAATGATTTTGGTGCTCTTACCTACTCCGATCTTGGTGCTTTCAA ATATCTTGTTCATGCGAATGGCATATGTGCTGGTTACTCCCTCCTTTCAGCAGTGGTTACAGCCGTACCTCGTCCTTCTACAATGTGCCGTGCTTGGACCTTCTTCTTCCTTGACCAG GTGTTGACATACATAATCATAGGGGCAGGAGCAGTATCAACAGAAGTAATGTACTTGGCATACAAGGGAGACCAAGCCATCACATGGAGTGCAGCATGTGATAGCTTTGGAGGGTTTTGCCACAAAGCCACAGCTTCAGTTGCTTTAACATTTGCTGTCATTTTATGTTATGCTTCCCTTTCTCTCGTCTCCTCCTACCGGTTGTTCAGCCGATTCGATCCGCCCGCCTCTCCCGCCAGCACCGTCAACACCTCACAGATGGCTGCCTTCCATGCTTGA
- the LOC130828420 gene encoding 60S ribosomal protein L31, producing MVDKTKGRKEEVVTREYTINLHKRLHGCTFKKKAPKAIKEIKAFAEKAMGTKDVRVDVKLNKQIWSRGIRSVPRRIRVRIARKRNDDEDAKEELYSLVTVAEIPAEGLKGLGTKVIEDED from the exons ATGGTTGAcaaaacaaagggaagaaaggaagAAGTTGTTACTAGGGAGTACACCATTAATCTCCACAAACGTCTTCATGGATG CACGTTCAAGAAGAAGGCACCCAAAGCCATCAAGGAAATCAAGGCATTCGCTGAAAAGGCAATGGGTACCAAGGATGTTCGAGTAGACGTCAAGCTCAACAAACAAATCTGGAGCAGGGGTATCAGAAGTGTTCCACGGAGGATCAGAGTTCGAATTGCACGCAAGAGAAATGATGATGAGGACGCCAAGGAGGAGCTTTACTCATTGGTTACTGTTGCTGAAATTCCCGCAGAAGGTTTGAAGGGTCTCGGTACTAAAGTTATTGAAGATGAAGATTAA
- the LOC130828419 gene encoding uncharacterized protein LOC130828419 isoform X1, giving the protein MTTTMKRLTRKFNSSPRHSHDENFSLPTVDDARPIDTQEQEELVRSLEKLHSQQSRLWRSVFAGLLSCYIAFLLFSIYHQIAHPWDLRYHAYFMEDIGSRLIILADWLAVMACSTAIIGLMKSSEHHRQWIWYSVLGGILLAVFWLYYMLKLPKFRWDVIWLPFGPLSGTAICLYVDHLLHESSEEVRKLRSYMYAYKAS; this is encoded by the exons ATGACGACGACGATGAAGAGGCTCACTCGAAAATTCAACTCTTCCCCCCGCCATTCCCACGACGAAAACTTCTCTCTTCCCACCGTCGATGATGCGCGCCCTATCGATACTCAAG AGCAGGAAGAATTGGTCCGATCCCTTGAAAAGTTACATTCCCAGCAAAGTCGATTATGGAGG AGTGTATTTGCTGGGTTGCTGTCATGTTACATAGCATTTCTGCTCTTCTCGATTTATCATCAAATTGCTCATCCTTGGGACTTG CGTTATCATGCTTACTTCATGGAAGACATTGGCTCACGGCTTATTATACTTGCAG ATTGGTTAGCTGTTATGGCGTGTTCAACAGCCATTATAGGGCTCATGAAGAGTTCAGAGCACCATAGACAGTGGATTTGGTATTCTGTCCTTGGTGGGATATTACTTGCCGTCTTTTGGCTGTATTACATGCTTAA ATTGCCAAAGTTCAGATGGGATGTCATTTGGCTTCCGTTTGGTCCCCTAAG TGGAACTGCAATATGCCTATATGTGGATCATCTGCTTCATGAATCCTCGGAGGAAGTTCGAAAGCTCAGAAGTTACATGTATGCTTACAAAGCAAGCTAA
- the LOC130828419 gene encoding uncharacterized protein LOC130828419 isoform X2 produces MMRALSILKEELVRSLEKLHSQQSRLWRSVFAGLLSCYIAFLLFSIYHQIAHPWDLRYHAYFMEDIGSRLIILADWLAVMACSTAIIGLMKSSEHHRQWIWYSVLGGILLAVFWLYYMLKLPKFRWDVIWLPFGPLSGTAICLYVDHLLHESSEEVRKLRSYMYAYKAS; encoded by the exons ATGATGCGCGCCCTATCGATACTCAAG GAAGAATTGGTCCGATCCCTTGAAAAGTTACATTCCCAGCAAAGTCGATTATGGAGG AGTGTATTTGCTGGGTTGCTGTCATGTTACATAGCATTTCTGCTCTTCTCGATTTATCATCAAATTGCTCATCCTTGGGACTTG CGTTATCATGCTTACTTCATGGAAGACATTGGCTCACGGCTTATTATACTTGCAG ATTGGTTAGCTGTTATGGCGTGTTCAACAGCCATTATAGGGCTCATGAAGAGTTCAGAGCACCATAGACAGTGGATTTGGTATTCTGTCCTTGGTGGGATATTACTTGCCGTCTTTTGGCTGTATTACATGCTTAA ATTGCCAAAGTTCAGATGGGATGTCATTTGGCTTCCGTTTGGTCCCCTAAG TGGAACTGCAATATGCCTATATGTGGATCATCTGCTTCATGAATCCTCGGAGGAAGTTCGAAAGCTCAGAAGTTACATGTATGCTTACAAAGCAAGCTAA